In Populus alba chromosome 1, ASM523922v2, whole genome shotgun sequence, a single window of DNA contains:
- the LOC118036071 gene encoding uncharacterized protein: MKLVWSPETALKAYIDTVKSCEVHQESSVAELISAMAAGWNAKLILETWSQGGILATSIGLAIASRHTDGRHVCIVPDELSRSQYEEAVGEAGISPEIIIGEAEEVMKGLVGIDFMVVDSRQRDFAGVLRVAKLSSRGAVLVCKNASSRNESSFRWRSVVDDGSRRLVRSVFLPVGKGLDIAHVATSGVSSSNSGKGESRWIKHVDRQSGEEYVIRK; this comes from the exons ATGAAGCTAGTCTGGTCACCTGAAACAGCCTTAAAGGCCTACATCGATACTGTCAAATCT TGTGAGGTTCATCAAGAATCCAGTGTCGCTGAGCTTATTTCAGCCATGGCTGCAGGATGGAACGCCAAACTTATACTAGAAACATGGTCACAAGGTGGAATTCTTGCCACGAGTATTGGTCTAGCCATAGCTAGCCGCCACACGGATGGAAGACACGTTTGTATTGTGCCTGATGAACTATCAAGATCGCAATATGAGGAAGCCGTGGGAGAGGCTGGGATATCCCCAGAAATTATTATTGGGGAGGCAGAAGAGGTTATGAAGGGGCTGGTAGGCATAGATTTTATGGTGGTGGATTCACGGCAAAGGGATTTTGCTGGAGTATTGAGGGTGGCAAAGCTGAGCAGCCGGGGTGCAGTTTTGGTGTGCAAGAATGCTAGTTCGAGGAACGAGTCAAGTTTTAGATGGAGAAGTGTTGTTGATGATGGATCGCGACGACTTGTGCGTTCTGTGTTTCTTCCTGTAGGGAAGGGTCTGGATATTGCACACGTAGCCACCAGTGGGGTGAGTTCTAGTAATTCAGGCAAGGGTGAAAGCCGATGGATCAAGCATGTCGATAGACAATCAGGGGAGGAGTATGTCATCCGAAAGTGA